CCACGCTGACCGGCTGCCAGGGGGTCAACGGCGGCGGGTGGGCGCACTACGTCGGGCAGGAGAAGTGCCGGCCGGTCACCGGCTGGTCGCAGCTGGCGTTCGGGCTGGACTGGTCCCGCCCGCCCCGGCAGATGATCCAGACCGCCTACTGGTACCTGCACACCGACCAGTTCCGCTACGACGCCTTCGGCGCGGACACCCTGGCCGCGGCCACCGCCGGCGGGCAGCTGGCCGGCAAGACCACCGCCGACGTCATCGCGCAGGCAGCCCGGCTGGGCTGGATGCCGTCGTACCCGACGTTCGACCGCAACCCGCTGGACCTGGCCGACGACGCCGAGCGCGCCGGGAAACCGGCAGGCGAGCACGTGGTCGCGGAGCTGAAGGCCGGGAACCTGCGGTTCGCCTGCGAAGACCCGGACGCGCCGGAGAACTTCCCGCGCGTGCTGAGCATCTGGCGGGCGAACCTGCTCGGTTCGTCGGCCAAGGGCAACGAGTACTTCCTCAAGCACCTGCTGGGCACCGACTCCTCGGTCCGCGCGGCGGAAACCCCGCCCGGGGCCCGGCCGAAGGACGTGGTGTGGCACGAGGAGGCGCCGGCGGGGAAGCTGGACCTGCTGCTGACGCTGGACTTCCGGATGACCAGCACCACCGTCTTCTCCGACGTCGTGCTGCCCGCGGCGACCTGGTACGAGAAGCACGACCTCAACACCACCGACATGCACCCGTTCGTGCATTCGTTCAACCCGGCGATCGCGCCCCCGTGGCAGACCCGCACCGACTGGGCCGCGTTCCAGGCCATCGCCGACGTCTTCAGCCGGCTCGCCGAAACCCACCTCGGCGTGCGCAAGGACGTCGTCGCGGTGCCGCTGCTGCACGACACCCCCGACGAGCTGGCGACCCCGCACGGGCGGGTGCGCGACTGGAAGACCGGCGAGTGCGAACCGGTCCCCGGGGTCACCCTGCCGAAGCTCGTCGTGGTGGAACGCGACTACGGCGCGGTCGCGGCGAAGATGCGGGCCCTGGGACCGCTCGCGGAGGAACTCGGCGCCACCACCAAGGGGGTCACCTTCGACGTCGGCCGCGAGGTCGAGTACCTGCGGCACAAGAACGGCGCGATCCGCGGCGGCCCCGCCGACGGGCGTCCGTCGCTGGTGCGGGACGTGCACGCCTGCGAGGCGATCCTCGCGCTGTCCGGCACCACGAACGGGCACCTCGCGACGCAGGGCTTCCGCACCCTCGAACAACGCACGGGCACGCGGCTGGCGGACCTGGCCGCCGAGCACGAGGGCAAGCAGATCACCTTCGCCGACACCCAGTCCGCGCCGGTCCCGGTGATCACCTCGCCGGAGTGGTCCGGCAGCGAAACGGGCGGCCGCCGCTATTCGCCGTTCACCATCAACGTCGAACGCCGCAAACCGTGGCACACCCTCACCGGGCGGCAGCACTTCTACCTCGACCACGACTGGATGACCGAGCTGGGCGAAGGGCTGCCGGTGTTCCGGCCCCCGCTGGACATGACCGCCCTGTTCGGCGAGCCCCGCATCGGCGAACAGACCGAACTCGGCGTCACCGTCCGGTACCTCACCCCGCACAGCAAGTGGTCGATCCACTCCGAGTACCAGGACAACCTGTTCATGCTCAGCCTGTCCCGGGGCGGCCCCACGATCTGGATGTCCACCCAGGACGCCGGCAAGGCCGGGATCGCCGACAACGACTGGATCGAGGCGGTCAACCGCAACGGCGTCGTCGTCGCCCGGGCGATCGTGTCGCACCGGATGCCCGAGGGCACCGTCTACATGCACCACGCCCAGGACCGCCTGATCGACGTGCCCCGCGCGGAGACGTCCGGGAAACGCGGCGGCATCCACAACTCGCTGACCCGGCTGCTGATCAAGCCGTCGCACCTCATCGGCGGCTACGCGCAGCTGTCGTTCGCCTTCAACTACCTCGGCCCGACCGGCAACCAGCGCGACGAAGTGACGATCATCCGCCGCCGGAACCAGGAGGTGACCTACTGATGCGCGTCATGGCCCAGATGGCGATGGTGATGAACCTCGACAAGTGCATCGGCTGCCACACCTGCTCGGTCACCTGCAAACAGGCCTGGACCAACCGCTCCGGCGTCGAGTACGTCTGGTTCAACAACGTCGAAACCCGCCCCGGGCAGGGGTATCCGCGCACGTACGAGGACCAGGAACGCTGGCGCGGCGGCTGGACGCTCGGCCGCCGGGGCCGGTTGAAGCTCACGGGCGGGGGCCGGCTGCGCAAGCTGCTGACCATCTTCAGCAACCCCAAGCTGCCCTCGATCGACGACTACTACGAGCCCTGGACCTACGACTACGAGAACCTCACCACCGCACCGCGGCAGGAGCACACGCCGGTCGCCCGGCCGAAATCGCTGATCAGCGGCAAGGACATGAAGATCTCCTGGTCGGCCAACTGGGACGACGACCTCGGCGGCGCGCCCGAGCACGGCAGCAAGGACCCGCTGCTGAAGAACCTCGCCGACAAGGTGAAGTTCGAGTTCGAGCAGACGTTCATGTTCTACCTGCCGCGGATCTGCGAACACTGCCTCAACCCCTCCTGCGCCGCGTCCTGCCCCTCGGGGGCGATCTACAAGCGCAGCGAGGACGGCATCGTGCTGGTCGACCAGGACCGCTGCCGCGGCTGGCGGATGTGCGTGTCCGGCTGCCCGTACAAGAAGGTCTACTTCAACCACCGCACCGGCAAAGCCGAGAAGTGCACGTTCTGCTTTCCCCGCATCGAAGTGGGTCTGCCGACGGTCTGCGCCGAAACGTGCGTCGGCCGGCTGCGCTACATCGGCCTCGTGCTCTACGACGCCGACAAGGTTCTCGAAGCAGCGTCCACTCCGGACGAACACGACCTCTACGACGCCCAGTGCGACGTCCTGCTCGATCCGGAAGACCGGCAGGTGCAACACGAAGCCGAACGCGCGGGCATACCGCTGGACTGGATCGAGGCCGCGCGCCGGTCGCCGATCCACGCGCTCATCAACACCTACCGGGTGGCGTTGCCGCTGCACCCGGAATACCGCACCATGCCGATGGTCTGGTACATCCCGCCGCTGTCGCCAGTCGTCGACATCGTGCGCGACACCGGCCACGACGCCGAAGACCACGGCAACCTCTTCGCCGCGATCGACGCGCTGCGCATCCCGGTGGAATACCTCGCCGAGCTGTTCACCGCGGGCGACGTCGAGCCGGTCAACGCAGTGCTGCGACGGCTGGCCGCGATGCGCAGCTACATGCGCGACATCAACCTCGGCCGCGAACCCCAGGAGGCCATCGCCGAAAAGGTCGGCATGACCGGGGAACAGGTCTACGACATGTACCGGCTGCTGGCGCTGGCCAAGTACGACGAGCGCTACGTCATCCCGCCCGCGCACGCCGAGCAGGCCCACGGTCTCGAGGAACTCGCCACCGAGTGCAGCCTCGACTACGAAGGCGGTCCCGGCATGACCGGCTCCGGCCCGTTCGGCGAAAGCTCCGGCGGCCCGTCCCCGATCGCGGTGGAGAACTTCCGCATGCTGCGCGACCGCCAGACCACCGACACCCTCGCCGCGCCCGTGGACAAGGGCCGCCGGGTCAACCTCCTCAACTGGGACGGCAAGGGCCGCCCGGACGGCCTCTTCCCGCCCCGCGACCGGCCCGGCGGCGGCGATCCGGCGGGGGAGGTGGAGCCGAAACCATGACCGTCACCGACCGCCACCGCGCCACGGCCTGGCAAGTGCAGTCCGTGTTGCTGAGCTACCCCGACGAACTGCTGCTCGAACGCGTCCCGCTGCTGCGGGCCGCGACCGGGACGTTGCCGGCTTCGCTCGCCGGGCCGCTGGCGACGTTCCTCGGCCACGTGACCGCCACGCCGCTCGCCGGGCTCGCCGCCGACTACGTCGCGACGTTCGACCACCGGAAGCGGTTCAGCCCCTACCTCACGTACTTCGCCTACGGCGACACGCGCAAGCGGGGGATGGCACTGCTGCGGTTCAAGCACGCCTACCGCGCCGCCGGCCTGCGGCTCGACGACAGCGAACTGCCCGACCACCTCGCCGTCGTCCTCGAATTCGCCGCCGCCGGAAACGCCGAGACGGGCGTGCGGCTGCTCACCGAACACCGGGCCGGCCTCGAACTCATGCGGCTCGGCCTGCACGAGACCGGGTCGCCGTGGGCGGCCGTGCTGGACTCCGTCTCCGCCACCCTGCCGCCGCTGAACGGCCGTGACCACGACGCCGTCGCGCGGCTGGCCGCCGAAGGGCCGCCCGAGGAAGAAGTCGGCCTCGCCCCCTTCGCCCCGCCCGAGTACATGCCCGATCCCGAAGGAGCCCGTCGATGAGCACGCAGCTCCTCGCCGAAGCCGCCGAGACCCCGGTGAGCGCCCTGGACATCGTGCTGTGGGTCGCCGTGCCCTACATGTCCATCGCGGTCTTCGTGGTCGGGCACTACTGGCGCTACCGCTACGACAAGTTCGGCTGGACCACCCGCTCTTCCCAGCTCTACGAGAACCGGCTGCTGCGCATGGGCAGCCCGCTGTTCCACTTCGGCATCCTGCTCGTCGCGCTCGGCCACGTCGGCGGCCTGCTGATCCCGAAGTCCTGGACCGAAGCCCTTGGCATCAGCGAGACCGCCTACCACGTCATGGCCGTCACGCTCGGCGTGCTCGCCGGGTTCTGCACCCTCGCCGGCGCGGCCATCCTCGTTTACCGCCGCCGCACCGTCGGGCCCGTCTTCTCCGCCACCACCCGCAACGACAAGGTCATGTACGTCCTGCTGGTCGGCACCATCCTGCTCGGGCTCGGGACCACCGTGCTCGGCAACCTCACCGGTCACCCGCACGACTACCGCGAAACCGTCGCTCCCTGGTTCCGGTCGATCTTCGCCTTCCAGCCGCGGACGTCCCTGATGCTCGAAGCCCCCCTCGGGTTCCGGCTGCACGTCCTGGCCGCCTGGGCGCTGTTCGCGTTCTGGCCGTTCAGCCGCCTCGTGCACGTGTTCTCGATGCCGCTGGGTTACCTCACCCGGCCCTATATCGTCTACCGCAGCCGGGACATCCGGCTCGGTGCCCGCAAGCCCCGCCGCGGCTGGGAACGCGTCAACTGACGATCTCCCCCGTTCGCTGCACCGGGTGACTGGACATCCGGGCGGCGCCGGTGTCCGAATGAACTCTGGACCGAAGCAGGCGACACCGTCGATCGAGGGTGGTACGCGATGGTCGACACAACTCCGATCAGGCCCAGGCCGGTGCCGGGCTCGCTCCGCGAAGCGCGGTCCGGCCGCAAGGGCGCTCTGCTCGTCCGGGTGGCGCACACCACCGATCCGAAGCTGATCGGGATCATGTACACGGTGACGGCGTTCGCGTTCTTCCCGGCCGCGATCTCATGGCGCTGCTGATGCACGGGGAACTCGCCCGACCGGGGCTGCAGTCGCGGCGGTGAGGATCGGGAATGCCGGCAGGATGAGGATGGCGGTGAACAGGATGTTCCAGGTGAACAGCGGCATCCGCCACATCGTCATCCCGGGTGCGCGCAGGCAGACGATCGTGGTGATCATGTTGACCGCGCCGAGGATGGTGCCGAGCCCGGACACGATCAGGCCCATGATCCACAGGTCGCCGCCGACGCCTGGGGAGTGGATGGCGTTGGACAGCGGTGTGTAGGCCGTCCAGCCGAAGTCGGGCGCGCCGCCCGGGGTGAGGAACGAGCTGATCACGATCAGCCCGCCGAACAGGTAGAGCCAGTAGGCGAAGCCGTTGAGCCGCGGGAAGGCGACGTCGGGCGCGCCGATCTGCAGCGGCAGGATGTAGTTGGCGAACCCGAAGAGGTTCGGGGTGGCGTAGAGCAGCAGCATGATCGTGCCGTGCATGGTGAAAAGCTGGTTGTACTGCTCGGGCGAGAGGAACTGCAGGCCGGGGCGGGCCAGTTCGGTTGCCGCCGTCATCGATGCCTCGATTCGATGTGCGGGGGCGCGGCGGTGAGCCGATGTGACGTTTCGAGCAGCAGGGCGTGCACGAATGCCTGGGGCAGGTTGCCGCGCAGTTGTCGTTGCCGGACGTCGTACTCTTCGGCCAGCAGACCGGGTGGGCCGCAGGCGGCGCGGTTGCGTTCGAACCAGCGGAACGCCTCGACGTGGTGGCCTTGGTGCCATTCGGCCAGCGACATGACGAAGCCGCACAGGAGAAAGGCGCCTTCGGCGTCACCCAGGGGCCGGTCGTCCGGGGCGAAGCGGTAGGCGTAGCCGTCTTCGCACAGGTCGGACCGGACGGCCGCGAGGGTCGCGGTCGTGCGGGGGTCGTCGGCCGGCAGGGCTCCGCGGACCGGCGGCAGCAGGAGCGCGGCGTCGGTGCCGGGGAGGTTCGGGGTTCGCTCCCAGGCGCCGCGTCGGCCGATGCAGCGGCGGGTGGTTTCGGCGAGGAGCTTGTCGGCCAGGCCGGACAGTTCGGCGCCGCGGTGCGCGGTGTGGTGCGGGGCGATCGCGCGGAGTCCGGCGACGCAGGCGAGGCGGGAGTGGCTCCACCAGTCGTCGTGCAGCTCCCACACCCCGGCCTCGGGTTGGTCCCAGCGGCGGGTGATCAGATCGACGCAGAGGTCGATCGCGGGTTCGACGTCGGCGGTGAGGTGGTCGTGGCGGGCCGCGGCCGCGTAGAGCTGCAGCATTTCGCCGAGGGTGTCGAGCTGGAACTGGCCGTTGACGTGGTTGCCCACGACCGGGTTCCCGCCGGGGTAGCCGGGCAGGTGCAGGGTGGTTTCGTCGGGTGGCGGGGTGCCGTCGGGTCGGTAGGCGGGCAGCAGCTTGTCCCCGTGTTCGAGGACGCGGGCGGCGGTGAAGGCGACGGCGTCGTCGAGCAGCGGGTGTGCTTCGGCGATCGAGGCGGCGATTCCGGCGTAGCACTGATCGCGCAGCCACACGTAGCGGTAGTCGTAGTTGCGGCCGGCCTCGGCGCGTTCGGGCAGGCCCATCGTGGCGGCGGCGACCATGCCGCCGCCGTGGGTGGTCAGGCCGCGGAGTACGGCGTACGCGTGTCCGGCGTCTCGTGGCGCGACGGTGTCCTCGAGCCTGGGAACGGCCGTGTGCCAGGCGTGCTCGGTCGCGGCCCACAGCTTGCCGGCTTCGGGAGGGGGTGGCAGTCGCCGGTCGCTGATCTCCAGGACCAGGTCGTGCCGGGTACCGCCGGGCACGGTCAGCTCGAAGCCGAGCCGGCCCTGATCGTCGGGGCGGGCGGCCGCAGCGCCGGACCAGCGGATCCGCAGGTCACCGGTGCGGGCGGTCCAGGCGCCCTCGTCGAGGGCGAGTTCGCGCATCGATCGGCTGCCGAACGCGTCCCGCAGATCCAGCTGGACGTGCATCCGGACGTCTCGCTCGACGGCCTCGATGCGGCGGAGGAGCACAACGCGCCGGGGATCGGCGGGGTAGGCGAGCGCGTCGCGGCATTCCACCACGGTGTCCGTGCTGACCCATCGGCTGCGCCAGATCAGCGTGTCCGGCTCGTAGTAGCCACCCCAGACGCAGGTGGCCGCCGGGCTGACCGAGTAGGCGCCGCGGCCGCCGATCAAGGAGGAGAACACGGCGCTGTCGGACCAGCCGGGGGCGCAGAGCCACGCGATGTCACCGCGGGGGCCGCACAGTGCGCCGCGTTCGCCGTCGGCCAGCAACGCGTATTCGCGCAGGACGTGCGGTGGGAAGTCCTGCCAGGCACTCATGATCGGGTTCGCCGCCACAGGGCGAGTGCCGTCGCGGCGAGCGCGCTTCCGCCCGCGGCGAGCAGGCCGTGGTGCTGGCTGGCCCAAAGCTGGAGGCTGCGCGGCGAGGACTTGGCGTCGAACTCACCGTGGGCGCCGAAGTCGTGACCACGTGGACCGTCGGCGGGGTGCCACAGGTTCGCCGGCTGGTCGGCCGGCTTGGGGTGGGCGGTCTGCTGGGACCGCAGGCCGGTGTCGGCGAGGTAGCGGTCGAGGACGCCCGGGGCGACGGCGTTGGCGATCAGGGTGCCGACGGTGCTGCCACCGACCCAGTATTCGCGCCGGCGCGGGTGGTCGGCGGCGTACAGGACAGCACGGGCGGCGACCTCGGGCTGGTAGATCGGCGGGACGGGCTGGGCGTGGTGCGGCAGCCGGGAGAGCACCCAGGAGAACTGCGGGGTGTTGACCGCGGGCATCTGCACCATCGTGACGCGGACCTTGCTGCGTTCGGACAGCAGTTCGCAGCGCAGGGACTCGTGGAAGCCTTGGACCGCGTGCTTGGCACCGCAGTAGGCGGTCTGCAGCGGGATGCCGCGGTAGGCCAGCGCCGAGCCGACCTGCACGACCGTGCCGTGGTCGCGGGGTTTCATCCGGTCGAGTGCGGCCATGGTGCCGTAGACGTAGCCGAGGTAGCTGACCTCGGTGACGCGGCGGAACTCCTCGGGCCGGATGTCGGCGAAGCGGGCGAACACCGAGGTGAACGCGACGTTGACCCACACGTCGATCGGCCCGAGCTCCTCCTCGACCCGGTCGGCGGCGGCGTCGACCTGCTCGACGTCGGCGACGTCGGTGGGGAGGGCGAGCGCGGTACCGCCGGCGGCGCGGATGTCGTCGGCGGCCGCCTTCAGGCCTTTCTCGCCGCGCGCGAGGAGCGCGACGCGGGCGTGCCGGGCGCCGAACGCGCGGGCCACGGCGCGGCCGATCCCGCCGCTGGCGCCGGTCACGACGACCACTTGGTTCCGGGTGTCTGTCATAGGATTCCTCTCTACCGAGCGGTGCGGGCGGCGATCGCCCAGGTGGCGGCACCGGCGGCGCTCGTCAGGGCGAAGGTCCGCCATCGGGGTGCCGCGGCGGCCAGTCCGAGCATGCTCACGCCGTGCGCGGCGTCGATGGTCCACATCCACCGGGTGCTGTCCGGTTTCGCCAGCGTGACGGCCGCCTGGACCACGTGGCGCACGCCCAGCGCGGTCCCGACCTGTGCTTGCTCCCGTCGCTCCCGGAACACCGTCCGGGAAGCGGCCAGCAGGATGCCTCCCCACACCGCGCGCAGGGCGGCGACCTGCCGGGCCCTCATCGCGTCCTCCGCCGTGCGAGGCGACGCGCGGCGATCCCGGCGGCGGTGGCGCCGATCGCGAGGCCGGCGAGCAGCGCGCCACGCCGGGATGGCGCCGGGGGGACCGGGTCGTCGTCCAACCCGGTGGCGAGCAGTTCGGCGAGGTGGACGCCTTCGCGGTCGTTGCTGTCGAGCTGGTGGATCTGGGTGCGGCAGCTGAAGCCGTCGGCCAGGACGACCGTGTCGCCGTCGGCCTCACGCACGCGGGGGAGCAGAACGCGCTCGGCGCAGGCTTCGCTGACCTCGAGGTGGCCTTTCTCGAAGCCGAAGTTGCCGGCCAAGCCGCAGCACCCCGAGTCGAGGTGCTCGGCAACAACACCGGCGGACTTCAGCAATTGCCGGTCGGCGTCCCAGCCCATGATCGCGTGCTGGTGGCAGTGGACCTGCGCGATCGCCTTCGCGTCCAGCTGCGGCGGCCGGTAGCCGGGGGAGCGTTCGGTGAGCAGCTCGGCGAGGGTGACGGTCTGCTCGCGCAGCCGCCGGACGTCCTGGTCGCCGGGGAACAGGTCGAAGGCGTCGGAGCGGAAGACCGCGGTGCAGCTCGGTTCCAAGCCGACGATGAGCCCGCCGTCCCGCAAGTGCGGGGCCAGTTCCCGCACGGTGCGGGCGAGGATGTGCTTGGCGGTGCCGAGCTGGCCGGTGGAGATCCAGGTCAGGGCACAGCAGACCGGGTTCGCCGGCATGGTGACCCGCCACCCGGCGTCCTCCATGATCCGCACGGCCGCCTGGCCGACGTGCGGGTGGAAGGAATTGGTGAAGGTGTCCGGCCACAGCAGCACCGTGCCGCGCGCACCGGTGCCGCGGGGCGCGCGGCGGGAGAACCACTGCTGCAGCGTTTCTCCGGCGAACAGCGGGATCTCGCGATTCTCGACTCCCGCGGCCAACGTGGCGAGCCGGGCCGGCCCAGGGGTGTGCGTCAGCGCGTTGACCAGCTTCCCGGCGCGGAGCTTGCCGACGACCTGGGCGACGGCGGGCAGCCAGCCCATCGTGAAGTCCGAGCGCGGCCGTCGCCACGGACGGCCTTCGTAGTGGTGGGACAGGAACTCCGCCTTGTACGTCGCCATGTCCACATTGGCCGGACAGTCGGTCTTGCATCCCTTGCAGGACAGGCAGAGATCGAGAGCGTCGCGGACTTCGGTCGACCGCCAGCCATCGCCGACGGGGCTGTCGCCGTGCCCGTCGAGCATCTCGAACAGCAGCCGCGCCCGGCCGCGGGTGGAATGCTCTTCTTCGCCGGTGACCTGGTAGGAGGGGCACATGACCTCGCCGCCGCTGGTGGTGTGCTGCCGGCAGCGCCCGACCCCGACGCAGCGATTGGCGGCCTGGGCGAAGGAGCCTCCGTCGTCGGGGAACCGGAAGTGCAGGCCTTGCGGGTCGGCCGGCGCCCAGCTGCCGCCGAGGCGCAGGTTCTCGTCGAGGCGGTAGGGGGCGACGACCTTGCCGGGGTTCATCCGGTCGTCCGGGTCGAAGATCGCCTTCAGCCGCCCGAACGCCGTGACGATCTCGGTACCGAACATCTTCGGCAGAAGCTCGCCCCGGGACTGGCCGTCGCCGTGCTCGCCGGAGAAGGAACCGCCGAACTCGGCGACGAGGTCGGCCGCGCGTTCCATGAACCGGCGGTAGGTCGCGACGCCGTCGGCGCTGTAGAGGTCGAACGGGATGCGGGTGTGCACGCAGCCCTGTCCGAAGTGGCCGTAGAGGCTGGGCCCGGTGTCGCCGGCGTAGCCGAACTCCTCGTACAGCCGTGTGAGCCGCCGCAGGTAGTCCCCGAGCCGTTCCGGGGCGACGGCGGAATCCTCCCAGCCTTCGAAGGTGTCGCGTTTGCCGGGCAGGTGCGCGGTGGCGCCGAGCCCGGCTTCGCGGACCTGCCACAGCTCGTTCTCGCGAGCCGGGTCGTCGAGGAACTCGACGTCGGCCTCGTGCTCGGTGTCGTGCAGCGCCTCGAGCATCGTGTGTGCCTGCCGGTCGGCCTCGTCGTGCGTGGACGCGGCGAACTGGACCATCAGGAACGCGCGCCCCTGCGGCAGCTCGGAAAGCGCCTGCGGGTTCATGCCCTTGATCTGCTGGTCCCGGATCAGCTTGTGGTCGACGCCTTCGAGCGCGACCGGTTCGTGCGGGAGGATGGCCGGCACGGCGTCGGCGGCGGTCGCGATGTCCGGGTAGCCCAGCACGACGAGCGTGCGTTCGGGCAGCACCGGGACGAGCTTCAGCTCGGCGCGCAGCACGGTGACCAATGTGGATTCGGAGCCGACGAGCAGCCCGGCGACGTCGAACTGGTGTTCCGGCAGCAGGGAATCCAGGTTGTAGCCGGAGACGCGGCGCGGGATGTCGGGGAACCGGCGGCGGATCTCCTCGGCGTACTCGTCGCGCAGCCGGCGCAGCCGGCGGTAGATCGCGGCGCGCGGGTCGCCGTGGCGTTCGATCTCGGTGTACTCCTCGTCGGTGGTCTCGCCGCACCAGAACCGGGTGCCGTCGGCCAGGAGGACTTCCAGGCGGGCGATGTTGTCGACGACCTTGCCGGTGCGCTGGGCGGTGGCGCCGCAGGAGTTGTTGCCGATCATCCCGCCGAGGGTGCAGTTCATGTGCGTGGCCGGTTCCGGCCCGTAGCGCAGGCCGGTGTCGGCGAGCTGCCGGTTCAGCTCGTCGAGCACGATGCCCGGTTGCACGACGCAAGTGCGCGCTTCGGCGTCGACGGACTCCAGTGTCGTGCAGTACTTCGACCAGTCGAGCACCACGGCGGTGTTGGTGCACTGCCCGGCCAGGCTCGTCCCGCCGCCGCGGGACAGCACCGGCGCGCCGAAGTCGCGTGCGACGGCGAGCGCTTCGGCCGCGTCCTCGGGCGTGCGGGGCACGACGACGCCGAGGGGGACCTGCCGGAAGTTCGAGGCATCGGTCGAGTAGGCGGCACGGGAACCCGGATCGAACCGGACTTCACCCCGGACGCGATCCCGCAGCGCGCCGGTGAGGGCGGCGAGGTCGATGTCGGGACGTTCCGGGCGCCGGATCACCGGGGCGGGCAGCTCCACCTGGGTCACGGATTCCTCCTTCGGATCGAGTACTCGGCCGCGGCGTCGGCCCGGAAGGTGAGTCCGTGGCCGGGTGCGGACACCGAGGGGCTGACGGTGCCGCCGGTGGGGTCGAGGCAGCCGTCGAAGAACAGCCGCTCGATGCGGTCGTGGTCGGCGAACCATTCGATGTGC
This genomic window from Amycolatopsis mongoliensis contains:
- a CDS encoding nitrate reductase subunit alpha, coding for MDSELTDALVRTRRFFTRADVSEDLRTLHKIGGRQADEFYRDRWSHDKVVRSTHGVNCTGSCSWKVYVKDGIITWEAQQTDYPSVGPDRPEYEPRGCPRGAAFSWYTYSPTRVRYPYVRGVLLEMYREAKARTGDPVEAWAEIVEDPERARRYKAARGKGGLVRATWDEATELVAAAHVHTIKRYGPDRVAGFSPIPAMSMVSHASGARFVSLLGGSMLSFYDWYADLPVASPQVFGDQTDVPESGDWWDAGYLIMWGSNLPVTRTPDAHWMAEARYRGQKVVAVAPDYADNVKFADEWLPARPGTDGALAMAMGHVILREFFAEKQVPYFTDYVRRYTDLPFLVRLEGRENGFVPGKFLTAADLDGHAEAENAAFKTVLLDSATGEPVVPNGSLGHRFGEQGAGRWNLELGDVVPELSLHGGDAVEVDLPRFDAPDGSATTLRRGVPVRRVGGHLVTTVFDLLLAQYGVHRDGLPGTWPTGYDDAEEPYTPAWQEALTGVPAQAAARIGREFAANAEESRGRSMIVMGAGTNHWFHSDTIYRAFLTLTTLTGCQGVNGGGWAHYVGQEKCRPVTGWSQLAFGLDWSRPPRQMIQTAYWYLHTDQFRYDAFGADTLAAATAGGQLAGKTTADVIAQAARLGWMPSYPTFDRNPLDLADDAERAGKPAGEHVVAELKAGNLRFACEDPDAPENFPRVLSIWRANLLGSSAKGNEYFLKHLLGTDSSVRAAETPPGARPKDVVWHEEAPAGKLDLLLTLDFRMTSTTVFSDVVLPAATWYEKHDLNTTDMHPFVHSFNPAIAPPWQTRTDWAAFQAIADVFSRLAETHLGVRKDVVAVPLLHDTPDELATPHGRVRDWKTGECEPVPGVTLPKLVVVERDYGAVAAKMRALGPLAEELGATTKGVTFDVGREVEYLRHKNGAIRGGPADGRPSLVRDVHACEAILALSGTTNGHLATQGFRTLEQRTGTRLADLAAEHEGKQITFADTQSAPVPVITSPEWSGSETGGRRYSPFTINVERRKPWHTLTGRQHFYLDHDWMTELGEGLPVFRPPLDMTALFGEPRIGEQTELGVTVRYLTPHSKWSIHSEYQDNLFMLSLSRGGPTIWMSTQDAGKAGIADNDWIEAVNRNGVVVARAIVSHRMPEGTVYMHHAQDRLIDVPRAETSGKRGGIHNSLTRLLIKPSHLIGGYAQLSFAFNYLGPTGNQRDEVTIIRRRNQEVTY
- the narH gene encoding nitrate reductase subunit beta — protein: MRVMAQMAMVMNLDKCIGCHTCSVTCKQAWTNRSGVEYVWFNNVETRPGQGYPRTYEDQERWRGGWTLGRRGRLKLTGGGRLRKLLTIFSNPKLPSIDDYYEPWTYDYENLTTAPRQEHTPVARPKSLISGKDMKISWSANWDDDLGGAPEHGSKDPLLKNLADKVKFEFEQTFMFYLPRICEHCLNPSCAASCPSGAIYKRSEDGIVLVDQDRCRGWRMCVSGCPYKKVYFNHRTGKAEKCTFCFPRIEVGLPTVCAETCVGRLRYIGLVLYDADKVLEAASTPDEHDLYDAQCDVLLDPEDRQVQHEAERAGIPLDWIEAARRSPIHALINTYRVALPLHPEYRTMPMVWYIPPLSPVVDIVRDTGHDAEDHGNLFAAIDALRIPVEYLAELFTAGDVEPVNAVLRRLAAMRSYMRDINLGREPQEAIAEKVGMTGEQVYDMYRLLALAKYDERYVIPPAHAEQAHGLEELATECSLDYEGGPGMTGSGPFGESSGGPSPIAVENFRMLRDRQTTDTLAAPVDKGRRVNLLNWDGKGRPDGLFPPRDRPGGGDPAGEVEPKP
- the narJ gene encoding nitrate reductase molybdenum cofactor assembly chaperone; this encodes MTVTDRHRATAWQVQSVLLSYPDELLLERVPLLRAATGTLPASLAGPLATFLGHVTATPLAGLAADYVATFDHRKRFSPYLTYFAYGDTRKRGMALLRFKHAYRAAGLRLDDSELPDHLAVVLEFAAAGNAETGVRLLTEHRAGLELMRLGLHETGSPWAAVLDSVSATLPPLNGRDHDAVARLAAEGPPEEEVGLAPFAPPEYMPDPEGARR
- the narI gene encoding respiratory nitrate reductase subunit gamma, giving the protein MSTQLLAEAAETPVSALDIVLWVAVPYMSIAVFVVGHYWRYRYDKFGWTTRSSQLYENRLLRMGSPLFHFGILLVALGHVGGLLIPKSWTEALGISETAYHVMAVTLGVLAGFCTLAGAAILVYRRRTVGPVFSATTRNDKVMYVLLVGTILLGLGTTVLGNLTGHPHDYRETVAPWFRSIFAFQPRTSLMLEAPLGFRLHVLAAWALFAFWPFSRLVHVFSMPLGYLTRPYIVYRSRDIRLGARKPRRGWERVN
- a CDS encoding glycoside hydrolase family 15 protein; the encoded protein is MSAWQDFPPHVLREYALLADGERGALCGPRGDIAWLCAPGWSDSAVFSSLIGGRGAYSVSPAATCVWGGYYEPDTLIWRSRWVSTDTVVECRDALAYPADPRRVVLLRRIEAVERDVRMHVQLDLRDAFGSRSMRELALDEGAWTARTGDLRIRWSGAAAARPDDQGRLGFELTVPGGTRHDLVLEISDRRLPPPPEAGKLWAATEHAWHTAVPRLEDTVAPRDAGHAYAVLRGLTTHGGGMVAAATMGLPERAEAGRNYDYRYVWLRDQCYAGIAASIAEAHPLLDDAVAFTAARVLEHGDKLLPAYRPDGTPPPDETTLHLPGYPGGNPVVGNHVNGQFQLDTLGEMLQLYAAAARHDHLTADVEPAIDLCVDLITRRWDQPEAGVWELHDDWWSHSRLACVAGLRAIAPHHTAHRGAELSGLADKLLAETTRRCIGRRGAWERTPNLPGTDAALLLPPVRGALPADDPRTTATLAAVRSDLCEDGYAYRFAPDDRPLGDAEGAFLLCGFVMSLAEWHQGHHVEAFRWFERNRAACGPPGLLAEEYDVRQRQLRGNLPQAFVHALLLETSHRLTAAPPHIESRHR
- a CDS encoding SDR family oxidoreductase, whose amino-acid sequence is MTDTRNQVVVVTGASGGIGRAVARAFGARHARVALLARGEKGLKAAADDIRAAGGTALALPTDVADVEQVDAAADRVEEELGPIDVWVNVAFTSVFARFADIRPEEFRRVTEVSYLGYVYGTMAALDRMKPRDHGTVVQVGSALAYRGIPLQTAYCGAKHAVQGFHESLRCELLSERSKVRVTMVQMPAVNTPQFSWVLSRLPHHAQPVPPIYQPEVAARAVLYAADHPRRREYWVGGSTVGTLIANAVAPGVLDRYLADTGLRSQQTAHPKPADQPANLWHPADGPRGHDFGAHGEFDAKSSPRSLQLWASQHHGLLAAGGSALAATALALWRRTRS